AGACTTCCTAGCGAAGTTCAAAAGACTTCGCTAGGAAGCAACACATTTACTTTTGGGTCGCATTACTAGCGTGTAAACCACATTCCTTGTCATCAGGATTTTCCCACCACCAGCGGCCTTGGCGTTCATGCTGGTGAGGCAAGGTGGATCGGGTGCAAGGGGCACAACCAATACTCACAAAGCCCTGGGAGTGCAAGGGATTGAACGGCACCTCATTCTTATCGATGTATTCCCATACCTGATTTGAGGTCCAGTTGGATAGCGGGTTGAACTTAATTAAGGTGTGGTCATCGTTGGAGAAGGCGGTATCCACTTGCATGACCGGTAAATTAGAACGGGTCTGACTTTGATCCTGACGCTGCCCTGTAATCCAAGCATCAAGAGACGACAACTTTCGACGTAAAGGACGAACCTTGCGAATACTGCAGCACTCCTTATGACCGTCTTTATAGAAGCTAAACAGCCCTTTTTCGCGAACGAGTGCTTCTACTTGAGCAGGGTCAGGAAACAGCAGCTCAATATGGAGTTTATAGCGCTTTCTGACCTGCTCAATAAACCGGTAAGTCTCAGGGTGTAAACGTCCAGTATCCAGACAGAACACACTCACATCTGGCCGAATCTTAGCAGCCATATCAATCAGAACCACGTCTTCTGCACCACTAAAAGCAATGGCAATGTTGTCGAACTTTTTGAGTGCAAAGTCGAGGATTTCTTGAGGATTATCCTGAGGCAGCTTCGTGAGTGCGCTAGGAATATCAACAGTGGTATCGACAGTATTGATCGCTTGAATCATAAGAGAACTCCTTAATGAGTCAGAAAACAAAAATTAAAAGGGATAGCAAACTCTGCAGGCTGATTAATCGTCCTAGTTAGCCTGCATTGAAGTGCCTAAGAAGGCAGGGGGTAAGAGTTCTAAAAAGACTCTCAAACCTTGCATTTTTCTTAGCTTTTAATAGATAGAACGGTGAATAGAGCAGCATCTTGCTGCCACCGAAATATGGGTGCCGTTATCGCCTTCTCTACATCAGTGATTGCAGAAAAAGACATCAACTTCAAGATGATGAATCTACAAGTAATTCATCTTAAGTCAATTATCGAGAGTCATAGGCATGGGGTATACCAACGCTGATATAGCTTGGGCCTATAGCGAATGGAATGCCGTTAGTATTAAAACTTGCGGCTACGGAAACAAAAACTGGCATAACAAATAGTGGTACGGACGCTAGGTGCAATCAGTTTTCTGCAACAGCCTTTTCTTAACCATCTCGAAATAACACCCCGCCAGGTATTAAATACTGACAGAGATGTTGTTTTTTGGTGATGACCACTACAGAACTACTGAAATAAAGCTCGAACGGACCTCTGAGGAAATTATTATTAGTTACTCACAGTAACTATCTGCAAGACTTTGGATTGTTGAATTGCCAACCCAAATCACTGATGTCTTAATCAGACGGTGAGACCAGCAGCATGAAATATATAGATATTAAACACTGCACCGACAATTAATATAGTATCGAGACTTAAAATGACTCAGGAGTAAAGCTTAGATATATATAACCATATATAAAAACAGATGTAAACACAAAAAAAATTTAATTTTAGTTGAACAGCCAAAAAATGTGACTTCAGTCACAAAAAACTAAGATAGCTCATTTTTTTTGGCAGATGTGTAGCATATCACTTAGAGTTCCAATTTTTTTAATAATTGGTTTATTTAGCTATCCCTGTTAGAAACCGAACTATTTTTTTACCGTTATAAAATAATAGGCATTGACGGTGCACTAAGGTTTGTAGATATATTTTTATGCCTTTCGAAGTGATATCAACTCAACTCAACTCATACTGCTTCTCTATAATTCCTTCATGATAGAAATAAAAGATATAGCCTCACTGCTATTCAGTCTGAGTTGGACCATCATCCTTGAAGGTTCTACTACTGCTTGAGGTTGCTTTGGAGAGTCATAAACAATGAAACACATCCAGCAGTCAGGCAATCCGAGCCTGTGGATTGTGAATGCCTACTGAGACAATACCCAATTCAAGCGTTGATGCCATCACCCTGAAACGTGAAATGAGAGATGCTTTGTCTAGCCTAGAAAAAAGGTGGACAATTTTCCCACTCGGTCTTGACCGAGCAGCGTTGCTGATAATCCGTAAAATGATTTGTGTTCTGCTCTTTTGCTTTGAGGTAAATTTTATCCTTGCCTTTCAATCGGGGCTATTTGGGCTTTTGTGAAGATGGCACAACTTTGGCAGGGTTATTGGCAATGACCGTTTGCCCTAACTCAGCTTGACTTCCCCAAGGTT
The Acaryochloris marina S15 genome window above contains:
- a CDS encoding phosphoadenylyl-sulfate reductase, with amino-acid sequence MIQAINTVDTTVDIPSALTKLPQDNPQEILDFALKKFDNIAIAFSGAEDVVLIDMAAKIRPDVSVFCLDTGRLHPETYRFIEQVRKRYKLHIELLFPDPAQVEALVREKGLFSFYKDGHKECCSIRKVRPLRRKLSSLDAWITGQRQDQSQTRSNLPVMQVDTAFSNDDHTLIKFNPLSNWTSNQVWEYIDKNEVPFNPLHSQGFVSIGCAPCTRSTLPHQHERQGRWWWENPDDKECGLHASNATQK